The Vitis vinifera cultivar Pinot Noir 40024 chromosome 12, ASM3070453v1 genome has a segment encoding these proteins:
- the LOC100258988 gene encoding anthocyanidin 3-O-glucosyltransferase 6-like — MSLGCLPISSSLPVLLFLASCCIWQFLHDYEGLDINEFKDSDAELEVPSFANSVPGKAFPSLMIDKESGGAEMLLHHTRRFRHVKGILVNTFIELESHAIQSLSGSTVPVVYPVGPILNTRRGSDGGQQDASAIMSWLDDQPPSSVVFLCFGSMGSFGADQIKEISHALEHSRHRFLWSLRQPPPKGKVITSDYENIEQVLPEGFLHRTARIGKVIGWAPQIAVLAHSAVEGFVSHCGWNSLLESIWYRVPVATWPIYAE, encoded by the coding sequence ATGAGTTTGGGGTGCCTTCCTATCTCTTCTTCCCTCCCAGTGCTGCTTTTCTTGGCTTCCTGTTGCATCTGGCAGTTCCTCCATGATTATGAGGGCTTGGATATTAATGAGTTCAAGGACTCGGATGCTGAGTTGGAGGTTCCAAGTTTTGCTAACTCAGTTCCGGGTAAGGCCTTTCCTTCTTTGATGATTGACAAGGAAAGTGGAGGGGCCGAGATGCTTCTTCATCACACGAGGAGATTCAGACACGTCAAGGGTATTCTGGTAAATACATTTATTGAGCTTGAATCACATGCTATTCAATCACTTTCTGGCAGTACAGTACCCGTAGTGTATCCGGTTGGACCCATACTCAACACCCGAAGGGGATCTGATGGGGGTCAACAAGATGCTAGTGCCATCATGAGCTGGCTTGATGATCAGCCTCCATCATCCGTGGTTTTCCTGTGCTTCGGGAGCATGGGAAGCTTTGGTGCGGATCAAATCAAGGAGATATCACATGCGTTAGAGCACAGTCGGCATCGCTTCTTGTGGTCCCTTCGCCAACCTCCCCCAAAGGGTAAAGTGATTACAAGCGACTATGAAAATATTGAGCAAGTTCTACCAGAAGGATTTTTACATCGGACGGCTAGAATTGGAAAGGTGATTGGATGGGCTCCACAAATAGCGGTTTTAGCCCACTCAGCTGTTGAAGGATTTGTATCTCATTGTGGATGGAATTCTTTACTAGAAAGCATATGGTATCGTGTTCCAGTAGCCACATGGCCAATATATGCAGAATAA
- the LOC100264156 gene encoding anthocyanidin 3-O-glucosyltransferase 2-like: MKFPFESIDGMDTDSDSIRFVTLPPVEVGSSTTPSGFFLSEFLKAHIPIVRDAIHELTRSNSVRLAGFVIDMFCTHMIDVADVFGVPSYLFFASSAAFLGFLLHLQFLHDYEGLDFNEFKDSDAELEVPSFANSVPGKAFPSLMIDKESGGAEMLLYHTRRFRQVKGILVNTFIELESHAIQSLSGSTVPVVYPVGPILNTQMGSGGGQQDASVIMSWLDDQPPSSVVFLCFGSRGTFGADQIKEIAYGLEHSGHRFLWSLRQPPPKGKMDFPSDYESIEEVLPEGFLHRTARIGKVIGWAPQAAVLSHSAVGGFVSHCGWNSLLESVWYGVPVATWPIYAEQQINAFQMVKDLGLAIEIKIDYNKDSDYVVSAHEIENGLRNLMNIDSEVRQKRKEMQKISRRVMIDGGSSHFSLGHFIEDMVANIPCKQQRRDT, encoded by the coding sequence ATGAAGTTTCCGTTTGAGTCCATTGATGGTATGGACACGGACTCTGATTCCATACGTTTCGTTACACTTCCTCCTGTAGAGGTCGGCTCCAGTACGACGCCGTCTGGTTTCTTCCTCTCTGAATTTCTCAAAGCTCACATACCAATAGTCAGAGACGCCATCCACGAGCTCACTCGCTCCAACTCGGTTCGTCTCGCTGGGTTCGTTATTGATATGTTCTGCACCCACATGATTGATGTGGCCGATGTGTTTGGGGTGCCTTCCTATCTCTTCTTCGCTTCCAGCGCTGCTTTTCTTGGCTTCCTGTTGCATCTTCAGTTCCTCCATGATTATGAGGGCTTGGATTTCAATGAGTTCAAGGACTCGGATGCTGAGTTGGAGGTTCCGAGTTTTGCTAACTCAGTTCCGGGTAAGGCCTTCCCTTCTTTGATGATTGACAAGGAAAGCGGAGGGGCTGAGATGCTTCTTTATCACACGAGGAGATTCAGACAAGTCAAGGGTATTCTGGTAAATACATTTATTGAGCTTGAATCACATGCTATTCAATCACTTTCCGGCAGTACAGTACCCGTGGTGTATCCGGTTGGACCCATACTCAACACCCAAATGGGATCTGGTGGGGGTCAACAAGATGCTAGTGTCATCATGAGCTGGCTTGACGATCAGCCTCCATCGTCAGTTGTTTTCCTGTGCTTCGGGAGCAGGGGAACCTTTGGTGCGGATCAGATCAAGGAGATAGCGTATGGGCTAGAGCACAGTGGGCATCGCTTCTTGTGGTCCCTTCGCCAACCTCCCCCAAAGGGTAAAATGGATTTTCCAAGCGACTATGAAAGTATTGAGGAAGTTCTACCAGAAGGATTTTTACATCGGACAGCTAGAATTGGAAAGGTGATTGGATGGGCTCCACAAGCAGCGGTTTTATCCCACTCAGCTGTTGGAGGATTTGTATCTCATTGTGGATGGAATTCTTTGCTAGAAAGCGTATGGTATGGCGTTCCAGTAGCCACTTGGCCAATATATGCAGAACAACAAATCAACGCATTTCAAATGGTGAAAGATTTGGGGTTGGCgatagaaattaaaatagattACAATAAGGATAGTGATTATGTTGTAAGTGCTCATGAGATTGAAAATGGATTAAGGAACCTAATGAATATTGATAGTGAAGTGAGGCAGAAGAggaaagaaatgcaaaaaataagTAGAAGAGTCATGATAGATGGTGGGTCCTCGCACTTTTCTTTAGGCCATTTTATTGAAGACATGGTGGCTAACATTCCATGCAAGCAACAAAGACGTGATACCTAA